atttttataaataaagaaataaaaaactgCATAAATAAAATGGACTTTggataactaatttttaaaacttaatcaaatctagACATGGGTGATTAGTTCGCTTCGAtggtcataactaattcctatttcggGTTTCTATTCAATTAGCTAGTCATCACCCTAgtaggatctctcgatcttccactaaactaacgagtcggcaagaactacttatatCTCGACCTTACAGTCCAGACCAATTAGGGGCTAAGGTTTTCATGGATAagtcataccaattttgggttaattctcacctaaatgacttcctatgGTTGTAAAGCCtaggtttaagttcttcctctcccaaacaaTTAATCCTCTAAGAAAATCCTACATAACAATTAGTTAATCACCCCTCCACCCACTAACCCcccataaaaggattagttccttaTAGAATccataaacataataaacttgataataaatatatgcataaagaataaatcaaaagtAGAGTTTAGAGAATCTTGTTTGTATTTGATTGATGAAGTGCAATAATCCTCAAACATTTGATCACGTTTACAAAAATAAGTCCTCCAAAGGACACGAAcagaaaagaattgaaaataaacctaaagcctaaaaaaagaaaaactaaaactaaaattatatagaGAAACTTAGAGTCTGAAAAGTTGTCCCTAAACAAGTGCTAActaagcctatttatagagttaggctTGGTCGTcgtcctcaaccctaggttTGTTGACGTTTTCGTGTTAATTTCCATTGTACAGACTGTCTCATATTTATTCTCGTACAAGGATGATGTCGCGACACTCTAGTGCATGTGTTGTGACACTGAAGGCAGTCTACCTGGTTTAGGTTTGGCTTTAGGGGTGTATCACGACATCCTATAGCTGTGTCGCGACACCAAAGGCAGTCTTAAAATTCTTGTATTTTAATCCCTCTGTTTCGACATTGAACTTCCCGTGTTGCAACACAGCGACCAGCCTTGAGCTATTTTGTCTTTGAATGATGTCCTGCACACTCACTTAGTACATTAgttcacccttaggcctcattcggcccctaaggccataaaacaactcaaaatacattttttttattaaatttaaagctAATATggaaaacataactaaaacatGCTAAAATTACTCGTATTCAAGCTTCTTaagtatgaaaactagtttaatcagCTACTCCGAATTACGAAAAATCACGAACTCAGACCACCTTCCTCTATATTGCCAAACTGGGCATATAGCTCTACTACAACATTCTCAGTTGAGCAATTCTCATCAAGCATTAACTCAACATTTGCTTCGCCATTTAGCTTAAATGTGGCATATCTTACAGGGTTTATTGACGTTAGGCGTCTATATTTCAAGCTCGAGATTCTCCTCCAGCGTGAATCCAAGACTTTCTTCTAATTCTTGACAGAAGCTCGTTAAGTTTGATGCTTCTGCTAAAAGCCAAATCTGTAGATTGGACAAATACAAAAACGAACATGATGCCAATGACACAATTTATCATCGTAATAAATAATGGctctaatttttttactcgTCTTCGAAAAAAACATGATTCAcaagtttaataaaaataaatatgataatattatacaaaaaaaaaatatttattattattcctaTATATTGTCAcaacataaattactaacacATAAATTTGTAGATAtcaaatttcttaactaaattcAAACAAGGTAACAACTATAAGTATTCTTTTACTTACTTGAACTAATTTAATATGTTGGGCTCTATTTCAACTTATATTGTAGCAATTACGAACTTTTgagtaaatgaataaaataatttcatattttaacatcAACAATCTTCTTTTTAGCTTGTAAGTTTTATCCTCGAAATTTAACTCTGAAAACTTTCTCCATATCAACTTCATTTTATAGTAAAACTCTATCgccaaatataaaatatttttcaaaatgttagaaaatatCTGACAGACtacacaaaatttgaaaaactctACCCAAGATTCCAAACATGTATTTTACATGAAGGCTCTGCCATCTAATATGGAAAAGacaatacatttaaaaaaaattcaaactaaaaaGTTATCAAGGGATTCTCGAgataaaaaccattaaaattttctcaattttttttatattttgatccaacggtcataatttttttcccttttttttttttgtcaaacggctctaattaaacctaaaattagaAATCTTAACAGCTACTAACGTGGCACACTAACAAGGCGTGCTTTTTCCCTATAGACTTGCTATATTAGCAGAAGACACATCCAGCAGAGAGTGCTTTCACCACCTATATACCAACTCACCAAAATCAACCTACATCTCTAAATTTTCCAAATATCAGCCTAAAACCCTATTTTTCATTCAAAGATAGCATTTTTGCCTAATTTCTccattatttttctcttttttagaatttataagtataaatataatcCAATCATAAATATACATTCAAGTAACTATAATACATAATCAAACCAATACTAAAAAGaataaactaaaaactaaaataatccAAACTAAATCCAACAATTATGCATAATCTAACTTGAACTTAGACATTCAATGACTCAAAGCGTTAATCTTTATCAACAGTGTTAATATCTTCTgacttaaattgtttattaaataatatatttcactcttttatccaattttatatcataaaataacattttttaaatctCATACTacaatatcatacatatttatcCTTTATATAGTGTAAATTACATAATacctataataaaaaaatacattaagcattatcatgaaaaaaattaagatcaGCATAACCAAACTCCAACTTTTAATGTTGAACCAATGTCAAATTCAAATCCGTtttcaacttaatatttttattcagaattttctaaataccagAAACTCATCGGTTCAAAAAATTGACCCGGACATACATAAATTTAGTTGAAAACAAAGAGTAATAATAATACCTACCGTTGTAATCGAGCGGAATAGAGCTCAAGCAAAGAGAAGCTCAAGCTTGATCaaatacaattatttaaacgactcaaaatgaaatcaaatattcaagtttaacttaattaagctcatttacatgatttataaataaaatgttccGTTAGGCTCATAAGCTGCTCGAATTGAGTATTAAAACACTCAAATTCAACTCACTTGATAGCTCTTGTTGCTCAAAGCTCAATCTCGATTCAAGAATGCTTTTAGTCAAACTCGAAGAATTTATAAGTATTATTTACACAGAATAATACAAGCATTCCAGCAATCCAAACAAAAAGCAATTAAACTGAGGTTTATCATAATACAAAGCTCGAACTTTGTGGACATAggctttttaaaaaacaaaaaaacaatatacataattaaaatttgagaatgCAGTATGCATGAGAATAAACTGGCGTCTCCACTCCAGTTTTGAAATCAGTTTATAATAACAAAACTCTCACAATTTCTCTATGCAATAATTCATGGTTACCAATATAGAAATATGCATCTAATAGCAACACAGCAAATTATAAGTTAGCTTAATTATACCTGGTGCTGTTCCTCCTGCCCCAGAACTTCTTTTTCACCTTGTCAAGTGCACCGTCTTCGTTTCCTAGTTTATTCAATACCACTTTCGTTTCTCGTAATCTCGTCGCATAATCCTTCTTCCAAGTTTCGAACATCTGCTTCAACCTTCTAAGCTCACGGTCCGGGTTCAGGCTTGCATCAACCTGACCTGATTTTACTTCCACCAAGAACTTTGCATCATCACCAAAGACTTGACTCCTCTGCTCGAATTCCTCGGCCAACCGGCTTATAACGCTTAAACCTGCACTCATTGGTCTCAAGCCGTTGCTCTCGGGGACCTTAAGGTTATTACCCGTGTCCCAGCAATACTCTCTATCATCACTCGTGTTAATTGATGCATCTGAACTCCTCTCCGACTCGTCAACTGCTAGGCTCTTCTTTGCAATGGAGAGGCTGGATTGTAGCGACCTCATTTGTTTCTGCCACACTTCTTCCATGGACTTCATTTTTAGCTCGTATTCGGACCAACGGTTTTCATATTGTAGGAGCCGCTGGTGGAGGATATCATTCTCCTCTTCTTTCTCCCGCAGAGCAGCCTCGGCTTTAAGAACTCGGCGCTGTAGTTCAGCAAGAAATGATGACTTGACCAGCACCTCGTCTGGTTCATCCGCCTGTATCAGAATGGCAAGTTTCTCAACTCTCAAATGCAAATAAGACAAGGATGAATACACATATCTTTTAAGaaaaagtcaaatttaattaaaagttcaATCAATCCCACGTGTAGAGTCTGATTACATAAAGAtgaccataattcaaatttatgaGTTAAACACAATAAGATGGACATAGTACCTTAGGGACCCCAGACTTGAATCCAATATCTCCAGAGCATCTTCTGACTGACCAGCCACGAATTGCTGCAGCATAGAGCACgtataattgttaattgtatatTACTCCTATATCTTTTCTAATTTCATACATGGTTATGTTGAAATATGTGAAACTCAAATATTTTGggatatattttataattatttaggtagataaatcttaaaataaatcatttgagatattttagaattattttattttatcttttagtagtttattgGAATAAGGGAATTATTTTCCCAATTAGGTTATGactcttttctctatttaaatttagttgTTTAGTTAATAAAAGACAGAACAGTTTTATTAAATGCTCTCTTGAAAACTTTCATGGCATCTGAGTTAGGTTATCTCTAGTAGCATCATGGTTAAAACAGCTTTCATTGGAGATAAGAGATCCAGCAATCAAACAGAGGAAGAAAGTTTTACCGTTAAaacaactaataaaaattataaaggcCAAAGGTCTCTAGAAGAGTCTCCATTCACTAAGAAACAACTAGAGCATCTACACAAGCTTTTTCAATCACCACAATTTCAGATGAATTCTTATCTTCCTAACTCATCCAATAATCCTTCTTCCTCCTTTACCCAATCAGATactgatttttctattttttcaatgtcaGGCCTTGTAAAACAAACACGTGGATCGTTGATTCTGGAGCTAATGATCACATGACTAgtagtaattttcttttttcaacttACACACCTTATGCaggaaacaaaaaaatcaaagtagcAGATGGGTCGTTCTCGGCAATAGCCAAGAAAGGCACTGTTAAAATTTCGCCTTGCTTGGTTTTACATGATGTTTTACATGTACCAAATCTAGCTTGTAATCTCAAATCGTTCAGTAAATTAACCCAGTCTTCGAAttgtcatgttatatttgactcctctatatgtaaattttaggACATAGTCTCGGAGAGAATGATTGGCAATGCTAAAGAATCTGGTAGAATTTACTTTTTTGACGACGACCATCTAAGTCAACCAACAACtactttatgtttaaattttgcttCTAGTTTTGATAAGGTTATGATTTGTCATTATAGGCTTGGACAtcctaatttttactatttaagatatttgttacctgatctatttaaaaataaaagtcctTCATATCattgtgaattttgtgaattggCTAAACATCATTGGTCATTCTTCCcacctcaaaaatataaagcttCCAAACCTTTTTCGTTAATTCATAATGATGTTTGAGGACCTTCGAGAGTCTCAACTTTTTCAAGAAAACATTGGTTTGTCACATTTATTGATAATTATACTCGcattttttgggtgtttttgtTAAAAGATAAGTCTGAAGTTAAAAATGTGTTTCAGTCTTTTTATGCTATAGTGAAAACACAATGTTGTGTGAAAATAGAAGTACTTCGGAGTGACAAGGGTGGGGAATTTTTTAGTGGCCAATTAGGTATTTTCTTAACCAAACATGGTATAGTCCACCAAAGCTCTTGTACAAATACAGCACAACAAAATGGGGTTgccgaaaaaaaaaaaacgaccAATAACTCTACCAAAGGCAATCCTATTACCGGAATAGCTTCCGGAATGCCTGTTACGATTTTGACTGCCCAATAACCAATTTGGTCCCGAGGTAACGAATAACCTGTTACGCCAAAAGATGCGATCAACACAACCAGAACCACGCCTGTAACCCAAGTTAATTCGCGAGGTTTTTTAAAACCACCAGTGAGATAGACACGAAATACATCTTTTGGAAGTAACTAGAGCCTTGATGTTCACTAGTCAGGTACCACATTATCTTTGGGGCGAAACCTTATTAACAATTACATAGCTTATTAATAGAATGCCTAGTAAAACTCTAAACTATAGAACtcctttcaatttctttaaagATAACTTTCTTAATTCTAAATTGATCACAAATTTATCCCTCCGAGTTTTTGGGTGTAGTGTTTTTGTTCATCTTCACAACCAAGGTAAACTAGATCCTAAACCAAAAAATGTGTCTTTATTGGCTATGCTTCTAAtaaaaatgtttacaaatgTTACGATCCAATTGATAGGAAGATTATTGTTACCATAGATGTCACATTTGTTGAAACACAATCTTACTTTGATTCTAACCTTCAGGGAGGGAATTATAGTAAGGAAGATTCTATAATTGATCAAGAAAACACTAGGAATATACAACATAAGGATTCTAATAATGGGGAAGGTGAATTTAGATTAACACAGAaattaatgatgttaatgttgTTAATGAAAAGGAGTATGAAGGTGTAGAGTCTGATCataagaataaagaacaaacaaaTGAGTTAATTGTTTACTCAAgaagaaatcaaaatcaagaaaGTAGAATGCACCAGATTCATCACCAAGAATCCGACCCACAAGATCTTGTCAAAAGTTCAGGTAAAGCTCATAATCCAACTAATAAATTTTCTGATTTAGATATTCCAATTGCTAAAAGAAAAGGTGTTAGAAATGTTGTCAAATATCTCATGTCTAACTTTGTGTCCTATAAAGCCTTGTCGTCGACATTCTCAACCTTTGTTTTGTGTCTCGATACTGtgaaaatactcaaaaatatgaaagatgCTACAAGTTCCTGAGCGGAAGGAGGCTATTTTAGAGGAGATGCGCTCTCTTGAAAAAACAGGTACATGGGAAACAGTGGAATTACTTGTAGGGAAAAAAATTGTGGGCTATAAATGGGTGTtcacaaccaaattcaaatCGGATGGATCTTTAGATAGATACAAAGCCCGATTGGTGGCTAAATGGTACACTCAAACATATGAGATAGACTATCTTGAAACATTTGCTCCAGTAGCCAAATTAAATTCTGTTAGAGTTCTTTTATCAATTGCTAATAATCTTGATTGGTCCTTACAGCAGCTAGATGTGAAGAATCCTTTCCTAAATGggaaacttgaagaagaagttTACATGGATCCTCCTCcaggttttgaaaaaaatttggaacTCGAATATGTAAGCTCAGGAAATCTTTGTATGGTCTAAAGCAGTCTCCTCGAGCTTAGTTTGAACGGTTCACTCAAGTTGTTAAAAAACAAGGTTACTCACAAGGGCAAGCTGATCACACAATGTTCTATCGACACTCAAAAAGAGGTAGAATAGCaattattatagtttatgtcgatgatatcaTTCTTACAGGAGATGATGTTGATGAAATAAGGCGTCTCAAGGAGCATCTAGCATTGGAGTTTGAGATCAAAGACTTGAGTCCTTTGAAATACTTTCTTGGAATGGAAGTTGCTCGATCAAAGAAGGGTCTTGTGGTCTCTCAGAAAAAATATGtgattaatcttttaaaaaaggCTAGGATGAGTGGTTGCCGCCCTACTGACACACCAATTGATCCAAatgtaaaattcaaaaataaaaaaggtcgATTAGTTGATAAAAGGCAGTACCAAAAATTAGTCCGTAAGTTAATTTACTTATCACATACAAGGCCAGACATAGCTTTTGCAGTGAGCTTAGTAAGTCAATTTATGCACTCCCCAATGAGGAACATGAAGAAGCGGTGTTTCGGATTCTGAGATACTTGAAGAGTTTACCTGGAAAGGGcttattcttcaagaaatccGAACAAAGAGGAATTGAAGCTTATACAGATGCAAACTGGGCAGGCTCAATAACAGATAAAAGATCTACATCAGGATACCATACATTTGTATAGGGAAACCTTGTGACTTGGCGAAGCAAAAAACAAAATGTTGTAGCAAGAAGTAGTGCAGAGGCTGAGTTTAGATCAATGGCTCAagaaatttgtgaaatgatgtggtttaaaagaattatggaaGAGCTGAGAAAACCAATAACTTCACCAATGAAGTTGTACTGTGATAGCAAAGCTGTCATTAGTATTGCGCACAACCCAGCCCAGCATGGCAGAACTAAACATATTGAGATTGATAGACACTTTATCAAGGAGAAGATTGAAAAAGGCCAGATGTGCATGCCGTTTGTTCCTTCAAAACAACAGATTGCTGACATACTCACCAAATGGCTCTCTAAGACaagctttgattttcttgtaagCAAGTTAGGCATGATTGATATATATGCACCAACTTGAGGGAGGGTGTTGAAATATGTGAAACCCATATATTTtggaatatattttaaagttatttagatagataaatcttagaataaatcatttgagatattctaagaatattttatcttatcttttagtaatttattagaataagggaattattttccttatcttttagtagtttattagaataagaaaattattttcccAAATAGGTTATGattcttttctctatttaaattcAGTTGTTTAGTTAATAAAAGACAAAACAGTTTTATTAAATGCTCTCTTGAAAACTCAGGTTAGACGTGTTTGCATATCTTTAACATAAACAAAACTAgtggtcaaaatataaaaacatctCCATCCTCAAATTGACCTGACCATGGCATCAGGAAGCCTGGGCCATTTCTGGATCTTCCGAACTCCAGTTTgaagaaaattcaaagaaacAGTATATTGCTTTGCTTTTTATACTTAAACTCAAGTGAAGAATACAACCTAAATGCATACCTGATTGTATCACAATTGATGCATCTCTAATGTTCTTGAATGTTTTCTTAGCATTCATGCCTTTAATCTGCTTTTGTATAATAACAGCAGCTCTATGTCTCTGCAGTAAGACAGCATATTCTTTCCTGGTTTTATCTCCTCTGACAACTGTAGTAAGAGATAATAAGAAAATCAAGTTTTTTGACTGTTCCTTATTTTgcataaacttaatttaaagcGATAAAAACAGAAAATAGGAATACATGATTGTATGGTGGCAATGCCTCTTTGAAGCTCCTTAAAGTGACGGCAAGCTTGGTGTCCTCTAAAGCAGCTTTGAACACGTAAAATGCCATGCAGTGTACGATTTCGTGTATCCTCAAGAATCCCAATCTGCATGGATAATGTTATGTCAGTTCATCAAGATATTGCAGAGCTTTTTAATGTTCTTACCATCAAAGAGATATACCAACTAGTATTGATAGCAATTTTTCCAGacaaatttcttttattgtaCCTGTCCGGTACGGAAAAACAATTTTGTGTAGCCAACTTGATACATCTCAGGCAAAATGTTAAATTGATGAAGAATCGCAACTGAAACGCTAAGTGAATCTTGCGAGGCAGCATTTTCCAGTAGAAGAAAACCATACCTGAGGAAAGGTACAAAACAAACCAGCACCAAACCAAAAGGTGGAAAAGTATCAGATAAACCCTCGAAAGTCAAAACCGTCTAAAAATGGggtaaaaaagaaaagctaaatGGTTCTGCCTTTGACAAAGAGAAAATGATTTCCTCTTACCTTTTGGCAAACTTCTGGTGAGGCATTCTGGTCGGATAGCCAGACCGCGATATACGAACAACCTCTAGGACTCCACAACATCTCAATTGCTGCAACACAAGTCCTTGCTCATATGATCCAGGAGACTGAAAGTTGTTGGGCTTTATACAACGTATGAAATGTGGAGTGGTGCTCTCTAGACGTTGCATTAGTTGGAAGAGTTGACCCTATGTTATAGAAAGTAACATAAGAAGAGGAATAGAGAGGGTAAACTAACCATTAACTGTAACATTAAAACAGCAATAGACTTTACATTCACAAAGAGGTTCAATTCTTTTATATGCCAAAAATGTGAAAAAGCTAAATCAATATTTCATCTAGGACTACAGTAAGTTCACTGAAAATAATATGATCAACAGTATGCCTCCCTAATCAGTGGGATTGTCATGCCTACTGTCCATGGATGCAAGATAGTTTCTCTCAAGGaacataaaagggaaaaagattcAATCATAGagaaaaaacttttaaaacaatTCATGACTTGCCTCCATTGAGAACAAGTGGACCTCACACATACATTAAACAATTATCATAGGCAAAAGCAAAAGAACATAAGCCAATAAGCAATGAGAAAAATGAGAATTAGGAGATTCGTGTGTtaattgaaaagattttaaatgcAACACAATAAAAGGGGTTTAATTATGGACTCGGTCGTTGTACTCCTAGAACTTTTGAACTTTAAGCCTTCTACTTTTAATtctaacaatttagtccctctacttgtATGAACTGAAAAATGGAgttcaattgatcaaattgtTAATGGATTTCTGTTAAATTTGAATGCGCCATTTAATATTCAAATGTTTGgaattatatttcaattgataacacattttcaaatttaacagaggtcaattgacaattttatcaattggactttaatttttaaattagacaagtagagggactaaattcatAGAATTAAAAGTAGATGAAtgaatttcaaaagtaaaaagaGTATAGAGACTGAGAGCATAATTAGACCGATTTAAATCTAGACCAAATCAAAACAGAAGCAAGAATCACTTCGAAGACAATGGACCACCCACCCCAAATTGATCAAGGTTTCATTTCATGCAGCCTAAAAATTGACACAAGAAGAATAAGACACTTCCAAGTATAAGATAAACAATGGCCAATTTTAGCTTAAGACGTATATGAACCTCATACCCAATAGCAAGAAGCAAAAACTTTTGCAAAAGCATCAAAATGTCATAAAACGTTGATGGATTGTTATAGACACGGATAAGCAAAACAAAACTATACGCTACCCTCAATTAAATAGCAAGAATGAAAATACAAATCATTAGCACATTACTTAGGCCTGTAATTCAACAGAAACTTCTTTCACATATTCATATGTATTACATTACATGATGAAGATTGTTCATACTGAAAGAAAGGAAGATTTGAAATTTGTAAGGAACTTCACCTTAAATTTAGTCGCAACACTTAACTTCTGAGAATCTGCACCACCAGCCTTATGTAAAGGACCAACTACAGGCTTTTCAGACTGGTTAAGCATATTTGATGCAAATGCTTTAGGAAGGTGGCATGAGCACGAGGACAGTAGTTGAATTGAATCCAGGTGCAGTAAGTCTCTGTTCTTCTCTAAAAATCCAGTTGTGTCATATGTGACCTGGGTTGGGACCAAGATGAATTGTTATATATTTGTCAGGTAGCAATAATAAATCCATATCTATCagtaaacatatttttttatcatatataaatgtACCAACTCCAGCATTGCAAATAATGACAGTTATAacctgaatattttttttaaatgaactaTTATATCCATGATTAATATTTCctaataaattagattaattaatctatttttattaggCGTAAACTTAAATTTgaccaattttattattttaattattataattatgataatCACTATGTTATAAATCATTTACCAGCAACATGCATGGAGGAAAATCTAGTAAAAACTAGAAGTGACGCATCTTTCTTCCTCCACCAATACTTTAAACAAACGAATAACAAGGAGACGCAAGCAAGCACTTTGAAACACAAAAAAGGAATACTGCAACTGACAACAAAAAATAGTACCTCCCCTGCAAAATGGGAGACAGTGAAAGCCTTTTCTCGCTCTCCCTTAAAACAAGGATTAGAATTCAGATGTTGCTTGAGCTTGTTGGCAAAAGTGTAGTCCGTGCCATTAGGAAAAGTGGACTCCTCATTTAACAAAGACAACAATCCCAAAGGTTTCTgcataaaacttaaaaacataagATTTGAAAAGGCTCGTTTAATAAATTGAAGCTGAAAAGATAAAAGCTATCAGTACTAGATGCAAGCATCAATATTTCAGACATTATGATGAACAACAAGATCAGACTAGCTCCAAAGCAGGCAACCTCCACAAGACCTTAGCCTAAGGTATTTTTACAAAAGCACATTATTTCCTAAACCAAGCCTGTACAAGAAAAGCATACCGTGAAGTTGAATCATTAAAGTGAACTCCTTACCTTTTCAAAAAGATGAAGACAATCTTGGTTGTCATCAAAATCAACTTTTGCCCAATCAATGCCATCTTGAATATATtcctaaaaaggaaaaaggatcGAGAATCATTGTAAAATTAACAGgtcttttttttatgaaatcacGTTAGTTCCCAAATAAAACTAACTGGTCAGAGAAAAAACAAAGCAATTATTATTatccttttataaataaaaagagattTATTGAAGAGTTTTTCTAAAGAGGTGATTTTTCAGCATCCTTCTCTGCATTAGTTCACGACGAAGGAAGTTTATGCATGCCCTCACTTTGACTGCATACTTCAATCATCATCAATTATCCAAAAAAGTAGTTTCAATCATCATCACTGAAGATTCAACAATTCACTCCTAGTTTACTACACTAACTCTTCCCTGCCAATGAATGCGCACAGAAAACTGTAATATCTGTCTTTACTTCATACTAATTCGTAATTCTTTGTAGCCTCCGTTACACATTTTAGCCGGTGCAAAACTTAATGAACCGAAAAGGTAGAAGAAATCTATTAAGTTTCATGCAGGTACTATAATCCATAACAAACTCTGATCAATCAACAAAATCTTAATCCAAtcatatgataaaaaaaataaagttaccTCCTGTTCCAACTTGAATAGATGGCGATTAAAATGCTGCTGCAATCTCTCATTTGCATAATTAATGCAGAACTGTTCAAAACTATTCCTCtggaaaaaaatttgttgattgaacaacaaaagaaattttcaatttggaTGTATAGGGAGCCATAGAGACAGAGAGagaataaaagtattattaaaacatacatCAAACGATTCAAAGCCATAA
The nucleotide sequence above comes from Gossypium raimondii isolate GPD5lz chromosome 13, ASM2569854v1, whole genome shotgun sequence. Encoded proteins:
- the LOC105782621 gene encoding myosin-1 isoform X1, which encodes MSQKTEVLPSHRFTKSWPVDFRFMGSPTCDPIGYADGNLGNNGVTNLSSPARNGDSGGKVVERVENGVADTEQANEDSPYSGNVLLVENRPSVVDEDLDSAAAPLPSVSKSNIGHRWSDITSYGTKKKVQCWFQHPNGNWELGRVISTSGTESVISLPDGKVLKVNSDSLIPANPDILDGVDDLMQLSYLNEPSVLFNLQYRYKQDMIYTKAGPVLVAINPFKKVPLYGNDYIEAYKNKSIESPHVYAIADTAIREMTRDEVNQSIIISGESGAGKTETAKIAMQYLAVLGGGSGIEYEILKTNPILEAFGNAKTLRNDNSSRFGKLIEIHFSETGKISGAKIQTFLLEKSRVVQCAEGERSYHIFYQLCAGAPRALREKLNLKDVDEYKYLKQSNCYSITGVNDAEHFHIVKEALDIVHVSKEDQESVFAMLAAVLWLGNVSFTIIDNENHVEAVQDESLINVAKLIGCDAADLNLALSTRKMRVGSDNIVQKLTLSQAVETRDALAKSIYAGLFEWLVEQINKSLAVGKRLTGRSISILDIYGFESFDRNSFEQFCINYANERLQQHFNRHLFKLEQEEYIQDGIDWAKVDFDDNQDCLHLFEKKPLGLLSLLNEESTFPNGTDYTFANKLKQHLNSNPCFKGEREKAFTVSHFAGEVTYDTTGFLEKNRDLLHLDSIQLLSSCSCHLPKAFASNMLNQSEKPVVGPLHKAGGADSQKLSVATKFKGQLFQLMQRLESTTPHFIRCIKPNNFQSPGSYEQGLVLQQLRCCGVLEVVRISRSGYPTRMPHQKFAKRYGFLLLENAASQDSLSVSVAILHQFNILPEMYQVGYTKLFFRTGQIGILEDTRNRTLHGILRVQSCFRGHQACRHFKELQRGIATIQSFVRGDKTRKEYAVLLQRHRAAVIIQKQIKGMNAKKTFKNIRDASIVIQSAIRGWSVRRCSGDIGFKSGVPKADEPDEVLVKSSFLAELQRRVLKAEAALREKEEENDILHQRLLQYENRWSEYELKMKSMEEVWQKQMRSLQSSLSIAKKSLAVDESERSSDASINTSDDREYCWDTGNNLKVPESNGLRPMSAGLSVISRLAEEFEQRSQVFGDDAKFLVEVKSGQVDASLNPDRELRRLKQMFETWKKDYATRLRETKVVLNKLGNEDGALDKVKKKFWGRRNSTRFGF
- the LOC105782621 gene encoding myosin-1 isoform X4; its protein translation is MGSPTCDPIGYADGNLGNNGVTNLSSPARNGDSGGKVVERVENGVADTEQANEDSPYSGNVLLVENRPSVVDEDLDSAAAPLPSVSKSNIGHRWSDITSYGTKKKVQCWFQHPNGNWELGRVISTSGTESVISLPDGKVLKVNSDSLIPANPDILDGVDDLMQLSYLNEPSVLFNLQYRYKQDMIYTKAGPVLVAINPFKKVPLYGNDYIEAYKNKSIESPHVYAIADTAIREMTRDEVNQSIIISGESGAGKTETAKIAMQYLAVLGGGSGIEYEILKTNPILEAFGNAKTLRNDNSSRFGKLIEIHFSETGKISGAKIQTFLLEKSRVVQCAEGERSYHIFYQLCAGAPRALREKLNLKDVDEYKYLKQSNCYSITGVNDAEHFHIVKEALDIVHVSKEDQESVFAMLAAVLWLGNVSFTIIDNENHVEAVQDESLINVAKLIGCDAADLNLALSTRKMRVGSDNIVQKLTLSQAVETRDALAKSIYAGLFEWLVEQINKSLAVGKRLTGRSISILDIYGFESFDRNSFEQFCINYANERLQQHFNRHLFKLEQEEYIQDGIDWAKVDFDDNQDCLHLFEKKPLGLLSLLNEESTFPNGTDYTFANKLKQHLNSNPCFKGEREKAFTVSHFAGEVTYDTTGFLEKNRDLLHLDSIQLLSSCSCHLPKAFASNMLNQSEKPVVGPLHKAGGADSQKLSVATKFKGQLFQLMQRLESTTPHFIRCIKPNNFQSPGSYEQGLVLQQLRCCGVLEVVRISRSGYPTRMPHQKFAKRYGFLLLENAASQDSLSVSVAILHQFNILPEMYQVGYTKLFFRTGQIGILEDTRNRTLHGILRVQSCFRGHQACRHFKELQRGIATIQSFVRGDKTRKEYAVLLQRHRAAVIIQKQIKGMNAKKTFKNIRDASIVIQSAIRGWSVRRCSGDIGFKSGVPKADEPDEVLVKSSFLAELQRRVLKAEAALREKEEENDILHQRLLQYENRWSEYELKMKSMEEVWQKQMRSLQSSLSIAKKSLAVDESERSSDASINTSDDREYCWDTGNNLKVPESNGLRPMSAGLSVISRLAEEFEQRSQVFGDDAKFLVEVKSGQVDASLNPDRELRRLKQMFETWKKDYATRLRETKVVLNKLGNEDGALDKVKKKFWGRRNSTRFGF